A portion of the Microbacterium sufflavum genome contains these proteins:
- a CDS encoding AAA family ATPase: protein MLSADDPLPHRPERVLVAGVTGSGKTTLARRLGELWGLRHVEIDALFHGPGWTPRPEFLDDVRAFAAEDRWVTEWQYTSKGTDAFLTPRAQLAVWLDYPYPVVRGRLLRRTLARGILRKELWNGNREKGPWNLLNRDPEQNILAWQTKTLHTWSERMPGYVERFPHLIVVRLTRPRETERWLRAQAEASGVSIAPPKRRSRDR, encoded by the coding sequence ATGCTCTCCGCCGACGACCCGCTCCCTCATCGGCCGGAGCGCGTGCTCGTGGCGGGCGTCACGGGCTCGGGCAAGACCACACTCGCGCGTCGCCTCGGCGAGCTGTGGGGGCTCCGCCACGTCGAGATCGACGCGCTGTTCCACGGGCCGGGCTGGACTCCGCGCCCGGAGTTCCTCGACGACGTGCGCGCCTTCGCGGCGGAGGACCGCTGGGTGACCGAGTGGCAGTACACGAGCAAGGGCACCGACGCGTTCCTGACGCCGCGCGCCCAGCTCGCGGTCTGGCTCGACTACCCGTACCCGGTGGTGCGGGGACGGCTGCTGCGGCGGACGCTGGCCCGCGGCATTCTGCGGAAGGAACTCTGGAACGGAAACCGCGAGAAGGGGCCGTGGAACCTGCTCAACCGCGACCCCGAGCAGAACATCCTCGCGTGGCAGACGAAGACGCTGCACACCTGGAGCGAGCGGATGCCGGGCTACGTCGAGCGCTTCCCGCACCTCATCGTCGTGCGGCTGACGCGCCCGCGCGAGACGGAGCGCTGGCTGCGTGCTCAGGCCGAGGCGTCGGGGGTGTCGATCGCGCCGCCGAAGCGCCGGTCGCGCGACAGGTAG
- a CDS encoding glutathione peroxidase — MTDSALRSIPFTDAQGQEKTLDDLGADVVMVVNVASKCGLTPQYEQLEELQRRFGDRGFTVVGFPCNQFFGQEPGSVDEILEFCSTTYGVTFPVNDKVKVNGRNASELYKALKETPDAGGKAGRVEWNFEKFLVLPDGEVLRFRPKQKPDSPEIVEAIEAALPR; from the coding sequence ATGACCGATTCCGCGCTCCGTTCGATCCCGTTCACCGACGCTCAGGGTCAGGAGAAGACCCTCGACGATCTCGGTGCCGACGTGGTGATGGTGGTGAACGTGGCGTCCAAGTGCGGGCTCACCCCGCAGTACGAGCAGCTGGAGGAGCTGCAGCGCCGTTTCGGCGACCGCGGCTTCACGGTCGTCGGCTTCCCGTGCAATCAGTTCTTCGGTCAGGAGCCGGGCTCGGTCGACGAGATCCTCGAGTTCTGCTCCACCACGTACGGCGTGACCTTCCCGGTCAACGACAAGGTCAAGGTCAACGGCCGGAACGCGTCCGAGCTGTACAAGGCGCTCAAGGAGACCCCTGACGCGGGCGGCAAGGCCGGACGGGTGGAGTGGAACTTCGAGAAGTTCCTGGTGCTGCCCGACGGAGAGGTGCTGCGCTTCCGCCCGAAGCAGAAGCCGGACTCCCCCGAGATCGTCGAGGCGATCGAGGCCGCACTCCCCCGCTGA
- a CDS encoding metallophosphoesterase family protein: MPDRLPISRRTVLTAGALGALGSALPIGTTAAAAADTTVAASTAKAARGLRFRADGTFTVVQFNDTQDDEQTDRRTVELIEKVLDQEQPDLVVINGDVITGGCETRLAVKQAINNVVWPMESRGIPWAVTYGNHDEDSLPQSGVDEAGMLKIYRSYEYNVNAENTRGVTGTSNTLLTIGSSAKKNREAFALWLLDSGRYAPDALAGQDFAGYPTWDWVRMDQVAWYREQSQRLEQRAGRKVPALMFLHIALWEHRFMWWGGVDTRTEADAARGRARHGIVGERNEDECPGPFNSGMFNAIVERGDVKGVFVGHDHVNDYMGDYYGVLLGYAPGTGFGAYGLDGAERNRLRGGRVFELTESGDQVSIASRVVYAKDLGIDLTADDQPMEPLPLAPRQQRV, from the coding sequence ATGCCCGACCGACTGCCGATCAGCCGGCGAACCGTCCTCACCGCCGGAGCGCTCGGCGCCCTCGGCTCCGCCCTGCCCATCGGCACCACCGCCGCCGCCGCCGCCGACACGACCGTGGCCGCCTCGACAGCGAAGGCCGCGCGTGGACTGCGGTTCCGCGCCGACGGGACCTTCACTGTCGTGCAGTTCAACGACACGCAGGACGACGAGCAGACCGACCGCCGCACCGTCGAGCTGATCGAGAAGGTGCTCGACCAGGAGCAGCCCGACCTCGTGGTGATCAACGGCGACGTGATCACGGGCGGATGCGAGACCCGTCTCGCCGTGAAGCAGGCGATCAACAACGTCGTGTGGCCGATGGAGTCCCGCGGCATCCCGTGGGCGGTGACCTACGGCAACCACGACGAGGACTCGCTCCCGCAGTCGGGCGTGGACGAGGCGGGGATGCTGAAGATCTACCGCTCGTACGAGTACAACGTGAACGCGGAGAACACGCGCGGCGTGACCGGCACCAGCAACACGCTGCTGACCATCGGCTCGTCGGCGAAGAAGAACCGGGAGGCGTTCGCGCTCTGGCTGCTGGACTCCGGCCGCTACGCCCCGGACGCCCTCGCCGGACAGGACTTCGCCGGCTACCCGACCTGGGACTGGGTGCGCATGGACCAGGTCGCCTGGTATCGCGAGCAGTCGCAGCGGCTCGAGCAGCGCGCCGGACGCAAGGTCCCCGCCCTCATGTTCCTCCACATCGCGCTCTGGGAGCACCGGTTCATGTGGTGGGGCGGCGTGGACACCCGCACGGAGGCCGACGCCGCCCGCGGCCGCGCGCGCCACGGCATCGTCGGAGAGCGCAACGAGGACGAGTGCCCCGGGCCCTTCAACTCGGGCATGTTCAACGCGATCGTCGAGCGCGGCGACGTGAAGGGCGTGTTCGTCGGCCACGACCACGTCAACGACTACATGGGCGACTACTACGGCGTGCTGCTCGGCTACGCGCCGGGAACCGGCTTCGGTGCGTACGGCCTCGACGGAGCGGAGCGCAACCGCCTCCGCGGCGGGCGTGTGTTCGAGCTGACCGAGAGCGGCGATCAGGTGAGCATCGCCTCGCGAGTCGTCTATGCGAAGGACCTCGGCATCGATCTCACCGCCGACGACCAGCCTATGGAACCCCTGCCGCTGGCACCTCGCCAGCAGCGCGTCTGA
- a CDS encoding DsbA family oxidoreductase has protein sequence MTEPISIDIWSDIACPWCYIGKRNLEKGLEAVSADEDAPRVTVTFHSFELSPDTPVDFHGDEVDFLAGHKGMPREQVEQMLSHVTGVAADAGLEYRFDLLQHTNTVKAHELLHFAKAEGLQHEMEERLMSAYFTEGKHVGRIDDLVALAAEVGLDADKARAALESEQYLPDVRQDQAQARAYGIQGVPFFVVDGQYGISGAQPPAAFENVLRDLWAQRGEAVEA, from the coding sequence GTGACTGAACCCATCTCCATCGACATCTGGTCCGACATCGCCTGCCCGTGGTGCTACATCGGCAAGCGCAATCTCGAGAAGGGTCTGGAGGCGGTCTCCGCCGACGAGGACGCCCCCCGGGTCACCGTCACGTTCCACTCGTTCGAGCTCTCGCCCGACACGCCCGTCGACTTCCACGGCGACGAGGTCGACTTCCTCGCCGGACACAAGGGCATGCCGCGCGAGCAGGTCGAGCAGATGCTGTCGCACGTCACCGGGGTGGCCGCGGACGCGGGGCTCGAGTACCGCTTCGACCTGCTGCAGCACACCAACACCGTGAAGGCGCACGAGCTGCTGCACTTCGCGAAGGCCGAGGGGCTTCAGCACGAGATGGAGGAGCGGCTGATGTCCGCGTACTTCACCGAGGGCAAGCACGTGGGTCGCATCGACGACCTGGTGGCGCTGGCGGCCGAGGTCGGCCTCGACGCCGACAAGGCCCGTGCCGCGCTCGAGAGCGAGCAGTATCTGCCCGACGTGCGTCAGGATCAGGCGCAGGCCCGGGCGTACGGCATCCAGGGCGTGCCGTTCTTCGTGGTCGACGGCCAGTACGGCATCAGCGGTGCGCAGCCGCCGGCAGCGTTCGAGAACGTGCTCCGCGACCTGTGGGCGCAGCGCGGCGAGGCCGTCGAGGCCTGA